The proteins below are encoded in one region of Cytophagales bacterium:
- a CDS encoding LamG domain-containing protein yields MKLLTKRLPWIVALMIMIASCQNNDDGITPTGSIQLSLNPVITENSGRLEEGDPATVVISINKSDGTTVLDSEEFDVLQFNDAYLIEPIVLEVGTYTVEEFLVLNENNEIIFAAPLEDALLASLVENPLPVSFTITSDEVSDLALEVISTINVDPEDLGYTSLSFQIAPTKNILLSVQTLNSDATAFVFTASELTVSGDGDLLYSRSLGDSINLVRLRTDYNEVTLTVKLDENNSKTAVLNADSIDYHTTVPLNITFTSCNATAPTTIDQDVFAQYSFTGNANDESGNGLEGTLGDGFGGSEPVLTTDRLGQNNSAYEFDGTDYIDLSESSQFNFANHSNFSISVWFDPTSVNTDDVQYVVGKYNSASDNRNWRIDVYNGEIRFYAFDQGGTTSNQLTTSADEDWQNIIVTFDGTNYEMFKNGTSVGTVANTITFKSSSSTTKCVVGAAHHSDGLFDRTFSGKIDDLRFYSRAISAEEIEYLSCQ; encoded by the coding sequence ATGAAACTACTGACAAAACGATTACCATGGATTGTGGCACTTATGATCATGATCGCCTCTTGTCAAAATAATGATGACGGAATTACTCCGACAGGCAGTATACAACTTTCATTAAACCCTGTCATTACAGAAAACAGCGGACGGCTTGAAGAAGGCGATCCGGCAACTGTTGTCATTTCAATCAATAAGAGTGACGGAACCACCGTCCTGGATAGTGAAGAATTTGACGTATTACAATTCAACGATGCTTACTTGATCGAACCTATTGTTCTGGAGGTTGGCACTTATACGGTCGAGGAGTTTCTTGTACTCAACGAGAATAATGAGATCATTTTTGCCGCACCTTTGGAAGATGCCTTATTAGCTTCATTAGTTGAAAACCCCCTACCTGTAAGCTTTACAATTACCTCAGATGAGGTCTCAGATCTGGCGCTTGAAGTAATCAGCACGATAAACGTCGATCCGGAAGACCTGGGATATACTTCACTATCATTTCAAATCGCCCCTACAAAAAATATCTTATTAAGTGTGCAAACATTGAATAGTGATGCTACTGCGTTCGTCTTTACAGCTTCCGAATTAACCGTCTCCGGAGATGGCGATTTACTCTACTCTCGATCGCTAGGGGATTCCATCAATCTGGTACGTCTAAGAACAGATTACAATGAAGTCACCTTAACCGTCAAGCTCGATGAAAACAATTCAAAAACTGCTGTATTAAATGCTGACTCCATTGATTATCATACAACCGTTCCTCTAAATATCACATTTACTTCCTGTAATGCAACTGCTCCTACCACAATCGATCAGGATGTATTTGCTCAATATTCGTTTACAGGAAACGCCAATGATGAAAGTGGTAATGGACTGGAAGGTACACTTGGCGATGGTTTTGGTGGCAGCGAACCTGTGCTGACTACTGACCGATTAGGCCAAAACAACAGCGCTTACGAATTTGACGGCACGGACTATATCGACTTAAGCGAATCTTCACAATTCAATTTTGCAAATCACAGTAACTTCTCAATATCGGTATGGTTTGACCCTACCAGCGTAAATACGGATGATGTACAATATGTGGTAGGCAAATACAACTCAGCCAGTGACAATCGAAACTGGAGGATCGATGTGTATAATGGTGAAATCCGTTTCTATGCATTTGACCAGGGAGGCACAACTAGCAATCAATTAACGACTTCCGCAGATGAAGATTGGCAGAATATCATTGTCACTTTTGACGGAACTAACTATGAAATGTTCAAAAATGGGACATCTGTGGGTACAGTTGCCAATACGATCACCTTTAAGTCGTCCTCTTCTACCACAAAATGTGTCGTTGGGGCTGCTCATCATTCGGATGGTCTATTCGATAGAACATTTTCAGGAAAAATTGATGACTTAAGATTCTATAGCAGGGCAATTAGCGCTGAAGAGATCGAATACCTCAGTTGCCAATAA
- a CDS encoding NADP-dependent oxidoreductase, producing the protein MNNKQQILVKRPMGLPEADTWELQENETPALAEGEVLIKNHFISLDPAMRGWMNDAKSYIPPVGIGEVMRAGSIGEVVEANNHPKYKVGDTLAGWGGVQQYTVTNGEGFYPVDPSLAPLPTYIGALGMPGMTAYFGILQVGKIKEGEVVVVSGAAGAVGAVVGQIAKIKGCYVVGIAGGPDKCKYITEELGFDAAIDYKNENLRDRLKETCPKGVDVYFDNVGGEMLDILLTRIRRKARIVICGAISQYNNKTEIKGPSNYLSLLVNRASMEGMVVMDYASQYKEAAMEMGMWMMQGKMKAKEDVYEGIENFHETFLRLFSGEKLGKLILKVKPD; encoded by the coding sequence ATGAATAATAAGCAGCAAATCTTAGTAAAGAGACCAATGGGTCTGCCTGAAGCAGATACCTGGGAACTTCAAGAAAATGAGACTCCTGCATTGGCAGAAGGTGAAGTATTGATCAAGAACCACTTCATTTCATTGGATCCTGCCATGCGTGGATGGATGAATGATGCCAAAAGTTACATTCCACCGGTAGGCATCGGGGAAGTGATGCGAGCAGGCTCGATTGGTGAGGTAGTTGAAGCAAACAATCACCCTAAATATAAAGTAGGTGATACTTTAGCCGGATGGGGCGGTGTTCAGCAATACACTGTAACTAATGGCGAAGGGTTCTATCCGGTAGACCCAAGTCTGGCACCCTTGCCGACTTATATCGGAGCATTGGGAATGCCTGGCATGACGGCTTATTTCGGCATTTTGCAAGTTGGTAAGATCAAAGAAGGTGAAGTTGTCGTTGTATCGGGAGCTGCTGGTGCTGTAGGCGCTGTAGTCGGACAGATCGCCAAGATCAAAGGATGCTATGTGGTAGGTATTGCGGGTGGACCGGATAAGTGCAAATACATCACCGAGGAATTGGGCTTTGATGCTGCCATCGATTACAAAAATGAAAACTTGCGAGATCGCTTGAAAGAGACTTGCCCTAAGGGCGTAGATGTCTACTTCGATAATGTTGGTGGTGAAATGCTGGACATTTTACTGACCCGCATCCGCAGAAAAGCAAGAATCGTGATCTGTGGGGCCATTTCTCAGTACAATAACAAAACTGAGATCAAAGGGCCTAGCAACTATCTGTCATTGTTAGTAAATCGTGCCTCAATGGAAGGTATGGTCGTGATGGACTATGCTAGCCAATACAAGGAAGCAGCCATGGAAATGGGCATGTGGATGATGCAAGGTAAAATGAAAGCTAAAGAAGATGTTTATGAAGGCATTGAGAACTTTCACGAGACCTTTTTGAGATTATTCTCAGGAGAGAAATTAGGTAAGCTGATCCTGAAGGTGAAGCCCGACTAA
- a CDS encoding enoyl-CoA hydratase/isomerase family protein, whose protein sequence is MNTLKINNKGNYVVVELARGKVNAINAEMVAEIRTLFKELDQDEKVGGVVLTGNPKIFSAGLDLIELMGYNEEQIENFLRDFGTMHVELSRFSKPFICALTGFSPAGGTVIAITADYRVMADDPKYSLGLNEMQVNVQITQNLTEAYAFWLGRSLANRFILDGKLLSPQEAEQFNLVEEIYPQEEVLNKAEAKMQQYLQADPDIFQYTKKALRQPWFAAQNLDAEGDLKQALKIWWKPEVRQRITALIESFSSKKK, encoded by the coding sequence ATGAATACACTGAAAATAAATAATAAGGGAAATTATGTGGTCGTCGAGCTGGCACGTGGAAAAGTGAACGCCATCAATGCTGAGATGGTCGCTGAGATCAGAACCCTTTTCAAGGAATTAGATCAGGACGAAAAGGTAGGTGGCGTCGTGCTGACGGGTAATCCAAAAATCTTTTCGGCAGGACTGGACCTGATTGAATTGATGGGCTACAATGAGGAACAAATCGAAAACTTCCTCCGTGATTTTGGCACCATGCATGTAGAGTTGAGTCGATTTTCCAAGCCATTTATATGTGCCTTAACCGGATTTAGTCCGGCTGGTGGAACTGTAATTGCGATCACTGCTGATTACCGAGTGATGGCCGATGATCCGAAATATTCCTTAGGGCTCAACGAAATGCAGGTCAATGTACAGATCACGCAAAACCTGACAGAAGCTTACGCTTTCTGGTTAGGCCGCAGTTTAGCAAACCGGTTCATTCTTGATGGCAAATTGTTGAGCCCACAAGAAGCAGAGCAGTTCAATTTAGTAGAAGAGATCTATCCTCAGGAAGAGGTACTGAATAAGGCAGAAGCCAAAATGCAACAGTATTTACAAGCAGACCCGGACATCTTTCAGTACACAAAAAAAGCCTTAAGGCAACCTTGGTTTGCTGCGCAGAATCTGGATGCTGAAGGCGACCTGAAGCAAGCCTTAAAAATCTGGTGGAAACCCGAAGTAAGACAAAGAATAACCGCTCTCATTGAGAGCTTTAGCAGTAAAAAGAAATGA
- a CDS encoding carboxyl transferase domain-containing protein, whose amino-acid sequence MSKSEVNIREDLQGLNERKALTFDINRPEAVEKRHQKGLRTARENVADLCDIDTFVEYGALAIAAQTTRKSRKELREQTPADGLVTGIGAINGELFGKEAANCVVLSYDYTVLAGTQGAFNHKKTDRMMQVAKASKKPIVFFVEGGGGRPGDTDFYPISVGGLDLSTFTEYAGLSGKVPRIAIVSGYCFAGNASIAGSSDVIIATENTSIGMGGPAMIEGGGLGVYHPKEIGPAQEQALNGTIDVLVQDEKEAVEVAKKYLSYFQGDTKDWSIGDQRGLRELLPEDRRYGYDVKKVIHLLADEGTVLELRSLFARNVVTALARIEGKPVGIIANSTRHLGGAIDSDASDKLSRFMQLCDAFGLPIVSLCDAPGFMVGPQIEKTAMVRHANRLFITAASLQVPIFTVVLRKAYGLGAMAMAGGSLWKSFFTISWPSGEFGAMGLEGAVKLGFKKELEACPTDEEREALYEKLVNEAYAKGKAINAAPMLEFDEVIDPADTRKYLITGLNSAEIKRNERMIDSW is encoded by the coding sequence TTGAGCAAGTCTGAAGTAAATATCAGAGAAGACCTGCAGGGACTCAACGAACGCAAGGCACTCACATTTGATATCAATCGTCCGGAAGCAGTAGAAAAAAGGCATCAAAAAGGCCTGCGTACTGCGCGTGAAAATGTGGCCGATCTATGTGACATAGATACTTTCGTGGAATATGGAGCCCTGGCCATTGCTGCGCAAACGACCAGAAAATCGAGAAAAGAACTGAGAGAACAAACCCCCGCTGATGGACTTGTTACGGGTATTGGAGCCATCAATGGTGAATTGTTCGGAAAGGAAGCAGCCAATTGTGTGGTGCTCTCTTATGATTACACGGTTCTAGCAGGAACACAGGGAGCATTTAACCACAAGAAGACCGACCGCATGATGCAGGTCGCTAAAGCGTCTAAAAAGCCAATCGTTTTTTTCGTGGAAGGCGGCGGCGGACGTCCGGGAGACACAGACTTTTATCCAATTTCCGTCGGCGGGCTTGACTTAAGCACCTTCACGGAATATGCGGGATTAAGTGGCAAGGTACCTCGTATTGCGATTGTGTCCGGCTATTGTTTCGCGGGTAATGCCTCTATTGCCGGTAGTTCAGACGTGATCATCGCTACTGAAAATACTTCCATTGGCATGGGTGGTCCAGCCATGATAGAAGGCGGCGGACTGGGGGTGTATCATCCGAAAGAGATTGGACCCGCACAAGAACAAGCACTTAATGGCACCATCGATGTACTGGTTCAGGATGAAAAGGAAGCCGTTGAAGTCGCAAAAAAATACCTTTCTTACTTTCAGGGAGACACAAAGGATTGGTCAATAGGAGATCAAAGAGGTTTACGAGAGCTTCTTCCCGAAGACAGAAGATATGGTTACGATGTAAAAAAAGTCATTCACCTTTTAGCTGACGAGGGAACCGTACTTGAATTAAGGAGTCTCTTTGCCAGGAACGTGGTAACTGCTTTGGCACGAATAGAAGGCAAACCCGTTGGAATTATTGCTAATAGCACGAGACATCTCGGAGGTGCCATTGACAGTGATGCATCGGACAAGCTTTCCCGATTCATGCAATTATGCGATGCCTTTGGCCTGCCGATTGTTTCGCTTTGCGATGCGCCCGGATTCATGGTTGGACCACAAATCGAGAAGACGGCCATGGTTCGTCATGCCAATCGACTCTTTATCACAGCAGCCTCCCTCCAGGTTCCGATTTTCACCGTTGTGCTTCGAAAAGCCTATGGTTTAGGCGCAATGGCGATGGCAGGTGGCAGCCTTTGGAAGTCCTTTTTTACCATTTCCTGGCCTTCGGGGGAGTTCGGAGCAATGGGGCTGGAAGGTGCTGTAAAATTGGGGTTCAAAAAAGAACTGGAGGCTTGCCCTACCGACGAAGAACGAGAAGCACTTTATGAAAAGCTCGTCAACGAAGCGTATGCGAAAGGTAAAGCCATCAATGCAGCGCCAATGCTGGAATTTGATGAGGTGATCGATCCTGCCGATACCAGAAAATATCTGATCACCGGACTCAACTCCGCGGAGATCAAAAGAAATGAACGAATGATAGATAGTTGGTAA
- a CDS encoding SDR family NAD(P)-dependent oxidoreductase — protein sequence MNFENHVVIITGAGSGIGAASALQFGAYGATVIVSDINENEAKSTADTIKQNGGKAEAVKTDVSSFEQVESLVKSTVEKHGKLDILVNNAGIGPRQMLKAGDHTLEDWDRVIAVNQTGVFYGMKCALQQMVTQGNGNIINVASLAGLKASGKNLSYSASKFAVVGMTKSAALEYARQNIRVNAVCPGYTETNLLGQLFSSKPDMEQRLLAFMPMGRFGEVEEIANAITWLASDQSSFITGQTITLDGGSSL from the coding sequence ATGAATTTCGAAAATCACGTCGTGATCATCACCGGAGCAGGTTCCGGGATCGGTGCAGCCTCCGCCCTTCAATTCGGAGCTTATGGTGCTACCGTGATCGTCTCCGATATCAACGAAAATGAAGCCAAAAGTACCGCAGACACCATCAAGCAAAATGGAGGGAAAGCCGAGGCGGTAAAAACAGATGTTTCCAGTTTTGAGCAAGTAGAAAGTTTGGTGAAAAGCACGGTAGAAAAACATGGTAAACTAGATATTCTGGTCAACAATGCTGGAATTGGTCCGCGTCAGATGCTCAAGGCAGGTGACCACACCCTCGAAGATTGGGATCGGGTAATCGCTGTGAATCAAACCGGGGTTTTCTACGGCATGAAGTGTGCCTTGCAGCAAATGGTCACACAGGGAAATGGCAATATCATCAACGTTGCCTCTTTAGCGGGATTAAAGGCTTCCGGAAAAAACCTCTCTTACTCCGCGAGTAAGTTCGCTGTGGTAGGTATGACGAAATCTGCCGCACTGGAATACGCGCGCCAAAACATTCGGGTAAATGCCGTTTGTCCGGGGTATACAGAAACCAATCTTTTGGGTCAGCTATTTTCCAGTAAACCGGACATGGAGCAACGCTTGCTGGCTTTCATGCCTATGGGCAGGTTCGGAGAAGTTGAAGAAATAGCGAATGCCATCACCTGGCTGGCCTCTGATCAATCCAGCTTCATTACCGGGCAGACCATTACCCTGGATGGAGGGTCGTCGCTTTGA
- a CDS encoding enoyl-CoA hydratase/isomerase family protein, producing MSEILLNREGAIARITLNRPEKLNALTGTMVEEWRKVLEELSRDSECRVVIVTGTGRAWSAGVDLSAFQEIKVEPGFQFWEDGMAVMHQLETMPQVTICALNGFCFTGAMELMMAFDLVIASDEAKIGDTHTKWGILPKWGMTQRLQHLVGLRKAKELSFTAQAISGKEAANIGLANLSVPASELEETVIKIANQIIENSAQTIAVVKELYHHGSRHGLEAGLKFEENYQAPLTDKTEQLANYKSNLKQ from the coding sequence ATGTCAGAAATACTACTCAATAGAGAAGGTGCCATAGCCAGAATTACCTTGAACCGACCGGAAAAACTCAATGCTTTGACCGGTACCATGGTGGAAGAATGGCGAAAAGTTTTAGAAGAACTATCCAGAGATTCGGAATGCAGGGTTGTGATTGTAACGGGCACCGGAAGGGCCTGGTCGGCTGGAGTAGATCTGTCTGCTTTTCAGGAAATCAAAGTAGAACCCGGATTTCAGTTTTGGGAAGATGGCATGGCAGTCATGCATCAACTCGAGACCATGCCTCAGGTGACCATTTGCGCACTCAATGGATTTTGCTTTACCGGAGCCATGGAATTGATGATGGCTTTTGACCTGGTGATCGCATCAGATGAAGCCAAAATTGGAGACACCCATACTAAGTGGGGCATCCTTCCAAAATGGGGTATGACCCAGCGTCTACAGCATTTAGTAGGTCTGAGAAAAGCCAAAGAATTGTCCTTCACTGCGCAAGCCATTTCTGGAAAAGAGGCGGCAAATATTGGATTAGCGAATCTATCAGTACCTGCATCAGAACTGGAAGAAACAGTCATAAAAATTGCCAATCAAATCATTGAGAATAGTGCCCAGACCATTGCTGTAGTGAAAGAACTCTATCATCACGGCAGTCGACATGGATTGGAAGCCGGACTGAAATTTGAAGAAAATTATCAGGCGCCACTTACCGATAAAACTGAGCAATTGGCGAATTACAAGTCAAACCTTAAGCAATAA
- a CDS encoding acyl-CoA thioesterase II, producing the protein MSKNPLYDLIELEELDTNLFRGQNYPASWGRVFGGQVLAQSLNAADRSVPDDRQLHSMHGYFILGGDLAAPIIYQVECIRDGKSFNTRRVVAFQHGKAIFNMSASFQVKDEGFSHQYPMPNVTSYKDLISDEEWMQQNADKLPEAYKKYLMKRHIEFRPVERIDVFSMKPQPPIMHIWMKSEEPLPDHPSFHKQVLAFASDYNLMTASALPHRGKFKPGQIMMTSLDHGMWFHQDFRADEWLLFEVESTVTNGSRGFSRGSFFNENGDLVASVTQEGLLRMRREK; encoded by the coding sequence ATGTCTAAAAACCCACTATACGATCTGATCGAATTGGAAGAACTGGACACTAACCTGTTCAGGGGACAAAATTATCCCGCTTCCTGGGGGCGTGTATTTGGAGGCCAGGTATTGGCACAGTCACTGAATGCAGCAGATAGATCAGTTCCAGATGATCGCCAACTGCACTCGATGCACGGTTATTTTATTCTCGGGGGTGACCTGGCTGCACCTATCATTTATCAGGTGGAGTGTATTCGGGATGGCAAAAGTTTCAATACACGCCGAGTGGTTGCTTTCCAACATGGCAAAGCCATTTTCAATATGTCGGCTTCATTTCAGGTTAAGGATGAAGGTTTCTCTCACCAATATCCGATGCCAAATGTAACCTCTTATAAGGACCTGATCTCCGATGAGGAATGGATGCAGCAAAATGCGGACAAACTTCCCGAAGCCTATAAAAAGTACTTAATGAAACGGCACATCGAATTTCGGCCCGTAGAGCGGATCGATGTATTCAGCATGAAGCCACAACCACCCATCATGCACATCTGGATGAAAAGCGAAGAGCCTCTTCCTGATCATCCTTCTTTTCACAAGCAAGTTTTGGCGTTTGCATCGGATTATAATTTGATGACCGCTTCTGCCCTACCTCATCGAGGGAAATTTAAACCAGGACAGATCATGATGACCAGCCTGGACCATGGCATGTGGTTCCATCAGGATTTCCGCGCCGATGAATGGCTGTTGTTCGAAGTAGAAAGTACCGTCACCAATGGTAGCAGGGGCTTTAGCCGGGGATCATTCTTTAATGAAAATGGAGACCTGGTGGCCAGCGTAACTCAGGAAGGTTTGCTCAGGATGAGAAGAGAGAAATAA
- a CDS encoding phosphotransferase family protein, producing the protein MSDWIDQPRAIREGEGLNEENLHKVLLDHVPNLSGDIKVHQFPGGFSNLTYSVQVGSREFVLRRPPFGAQIKSGHDMGREYKILSNLNPQFSKAPKAVYYTEDESIIGSPFYLMERVRGVILRAKMPADMQPDETQMAGIANSWLDTLVELHSVDYDSAGLSDLGKPEGYVERQVGGWTKRYFNAKTDEVPLLENAAKWLSENIPTQSGATLIHNDFKYDNVVLDPQDWTRVIAVLDWEMTTLGDPLMDLGTSIGYWVNGNDPDFMKQLDLTPTHLPGNPSRGELMNRYATKTGTEVGDGVFYYVFGLFKIAVIVQQIYYRYKKGLTRDPRFAGLLDAVQGIGHITHQAISKKQIDDLF; encoded by the coding sequence ATGTCAGATTGGATTGACCAGCCAAGAGCCATTCGCGAAGGCGAAGGACTGAATGAAGAAAACCTCCACAAAGTATTACTGGATCATGTGCCGAATTTGTCTGGCGACATCAAGGTACATCAGTTTCCAGGTGGTTTTTCAAACCTGACTTATTCGGTACAGGTAGGTTCCCGCGAATTTGTCTTACGTCGGCCTCCTTTTGGGGCGCAGATCAAATCCGGGCACGACATGGGCAGAGAATACAAGATCCTATCCAACCTCAACCCGCAATTCAGCAAGGCGCCTAAGGCGGTTTATTATACAGAAGATGAATCTATCATTGGTTCTCCTTTTTATCTAATGGAACGCGTTCGTGGTGTGATCCTTCGTGCAAAAATGCCCGCGGACATGCAGCCAGATGAAACGCAAATGGCAGGCATTGCCAATTCCTGGTTGGATACGCTTGTGGAACTTCATTCTGTGGATTATGATTCGGCCGGCCTTTCTGATTTGGGAAAACCCGAAGGCTATGTTGAGCGACAAGTGGGTGGCTGGACCAAACGATATTTCAATGCAAAAACAGATGAAGTTCCTTTATTGGAAAACGCTGCAAAGTGGCTCAGTGAAAATATTCCGACACAAAGTGGCGCAACCTTGATCCACAACGACTTCAAATATGATAACGTGGTATTGGACCCTCAAGATTGGACACGTGTCATTGCGGTATTGGACTGGGAAATGACGACTCTCGGGGACCCCTTGATGGACCTGGGAACCAGTATTGGATACTGGGTCAATGGGAATGATCCCGATTTCATGAAACAATTGGACCTTACCCCGACGCACCTGCCGGGAAATCCTTCAAGAGGTGAATTGATGAATCGGTATGCAACAAAGACCGGAACAGAAGTTGGCGATGGTGTTTTCTATTATGTCTTCGGATTGTTCAAGATTGCTGTCATCGTGCAACAGATCTATTATAGGTATAAGAAAGGATTGACCAGGGATCCCCGATTTGCAGGCCTGTTGGATGCAGTACAGGGCATTGGCCATATCACACATCAGGCCATTTCAAAAAAGCAAATTGACGACCTATTTTAA
- a CDS encoding acyl-CoA dehydrogenase family protein, producing MRKDLPEILDQFRAFMAENLTPLEEKYHNRPWDEVVPHLDQVREKAKAAGLWTPQIPEEYGGMGLSVAEFGEVCAVLGMSPYGFYSVNCQAPDAGNMELLIEFGTDEQKKQFLDPLTRGEIRSCFAMTEPEFAGSNPTMLGTTAIQDGDEFVINGHKWFTSSADGASFTIVMAVTDPDGDNPHKKATQILVPLDNPGYKFVRNIPIMGEEGSGWHSHAEVRFENCRVPASNVLGAVGEGFALAQKRLGPGRIHHCMRWMGMCERAMEFMCERAATRVIAPGKVLGDQQAIQFWIAESRAEINAARLMVQDAAQKIDTVGASSARQEISIIKFYCANVLQNVLDRAIQVHGAYGITDDLLISSWYRLERGARIYDGADEVHKARVARDILKKYRKK from the coding sequence ATGCGCAAGGATCTACCTGAAATTCTGGATCAATTCAGGGCCTTCATGGCCGAAAACCTGACTCCCTTAGAAGAAAAGTATCACAATCGACCATGGGATGAAGTAGTCCCACATTTAGATCAGGTTCGGGAAAAAGCAAAAGCTGCTGGGCTTTGGACCCCACAAATCCCCGAGGAATACGGTGGGATGGGACTTTCAGTAGCTGAATTTGGTGAAGTCTGTGCAGTACTTGGCATGAGTCCTTATGGCTTTTATTCTGTGAATTGCCAGGCACCTGATGCAGGAAACATGGAGTTATTGATTGAGTTTGGAACAGACGAGCAGAAAAAGCAATTCCTTGATCCACTTACTCGTGGCGAAATCAGAAGTTGCTTTGCCATGACCGAACCAGAATTTGCTGGGTCTAATCCTACCATGCTAGGCACTACAGCAATCCAGGATGGCGATGAATTTGTCATCAATGGACATAAGTGGTTCACTTCCAGTGCTGATGGCGCATCATTCACCATTGTGATGGCAGTAACTGATCCTGATGGCGATAATCCGCATAAAAAAGCGACACAGATCCTTGTCCCATTAGACAATCCAGGCTACAAATTCGTGAGGAATATTCCGATCATGGGCGAAGAAGGTTCTGGTTGGCACAGTCATGCGGAAGTGCGCTTCGAAAACTGCCGAGTACCTGCTTCTAATGTATTGGGTGCGGTCGGCGAAGGTTTTGCATTGGCTCAGAAACGTCTTGGCCCTGGAAGAATCCATCATTGCATGCGTTGGATGGGCATGTGCGAACGAGCCATGGAGTTTATGTGCGAGCGCGCGGCCACCAGAGTGATCGCTCCTGGAAAAGTCCTTGGTGATCAGCAGGCCATTCAATTCTGGATTGCCGAAAGTCGTGCCGAGATTAATGCGGCTCGATTAATGGTTCAGGATGCAGCACAAAAAATTGATACGGTAGGTGCCTCGAGTGCTCGCCAGGAAATCAGCATCATCAAATTCTATTGTGCCAATGTACTTCAAAATGTGCTGGATCGTGCCATTCAAGTGCATGGAGCTTATGGTATCACTGATGATCTCTTGATTTCATCGTGGTATCGACTGGAACGAGGCGCAAGGATTTACGATGGTGCCGATGAAGTGCACAAAGCCCGTGTAGCAAGAGACATTTTGAAAAAATACCGAAAGAAATAA
- a CDS encoding MaoC family dehydratase: MGVKNEPYKTILEHLAELEGMLGQELGLSPWTTITQEQITTFAKITGDEQWIHIDVERSKKESPYGTTIAHGFMILSLASKFAYETMHISDVGMGLNYGLDKVRFMNATPSGAKVRGRISLMEYEAIDHGAKYKVKIIFELQGQEKPACVAEFLAHAYTSKK; encoded by the coding sequence ATGGGAGTAAAAAACGAACCGTATAAAACGATCCTTGAGCATCTGGCTGAACTAGAGGGAATGTTGGGGCAAGAATTGGGTCTGTCGCCCTGGACAACAATCACCCAGGAACAGATCACCACTTTTGCGAAAATCACCGGTGATGAACAGTGGATACATATTGATGTAGAGCGCTCCAAAAAGGAATCTCCTTATGGAACGACCATCGCTCATGGATTCATGATTCTATCGCTGGCCTCCAAGTTTGCTTATGAAACGATGCATATAAGCGATGTGGGCATGGGGCTTAATTATGGACTTGACAAGGTTCGCTTCATGAATGCCACACCTTCTGGAGCCAAGGTCCGAGGGCGTATTTCACTTATGGAATACGAAGCCATTGATCATGGTGCGAAATACAAAGTAAAAATCATTTTTGAATTGCAAGGACAGGAAAAACCCGCTTGTGTGGCAGAATTCCTGGCTCATGCCTATACCTCGAAGAAATAA
- the fabG gene encoding 3-oxoacyl-ACP reductase FabG, producing MNLEGQVAIITGGAKGIGAGACDIFCQAGAQVVLWDVIDGAATANALTEKGGKIVYRKVDITNREEVDNAAGWVLSEYGKIDILINNAGIIRDRSFLKMSELEWNSVIEVNLKGAFNTCKAIVPIMKDANYGRIINTSSINGLAGAFGQTNYAASKAGIIGFTKSLARETGKYGITVNAVAPGFIRTDMTDSMPEEVIKAGIAMIPVARIGTPEDIAHAYLYLASPQAGFVSAFTLSVNGGALAI from the coding sequence ATCAATCTGGAGGGCCAGGTGGCCATCATCACAGGAGGCGCTAAAGGCATTGGCGCAGGTGCTTGTGATATATTCTGTCAAGCTGGAGCACAAGTCGTATTATGGGATGTCATTGATGGAGCTGCTACAGCAAATGCATTGACAGAGAAAGGCGGCAAAATTGTCTATCGCAAAGTCGATATCACCAACCGTGAAGAAGTAGATAATGCAGCAGGCTGGGTGCTCTCAGAGTATGGCAAGATTGACATATTAATTAATAATGCAGGCATCATTCGCGATCGATCTTTCCTTAAAATGTCTGAATTGGAATGGAACAGTGTCATTGAAGTGAACCTAAAAGGTGCCTTTAATACCTGCAAGGCTATTGTCCCGATCATGAAAGATGCCAATTATGGTCGTATTATCAACACCTCATCTATTAATGGATTGGCAGGTGCTTTCGGACAAACCAATTATGCTGCCTCTAAAGCCGGAATCATCGGATTCACAAAATCTCTGGCAAGAGAAACAGGTAAATATGGCATCACGGTTAATGCAGTAGCTCCTGGCTTTATTCGAACAGACATGACCGATAGCATGCCCGAAGAAGTCATTAAAGCAGGCATTGCGATGATCCCGGTCGCGAGAATAGGCACACCGGAAGATATCGCCCACGCTTATTTATACCTGGCTTCACCTCAAGCGGGATTTGTTTCAGCCTTCACTTTAAGTGTAAATGGAGGAGCACTCGCGATCTAA